Part of the Amblyomma americanum isolate KBUSLIRL-KWMA chromosome 7, ASM5285725v1, whole genome shotgun sequence genome, GTTTGCGATACCACTCTCCAAGAAGCCAGAGCAGCTCAGAAACTGCAGTCgcagaaacacactcaacatgtAGAATAAACACTGAGTGTCATATTTTTCGATGGACAAACATTGCCATGTACACAGAACAGGTAGGACCATTCAACCAACGCTACCCATATTGACATTCCATAAGCATTACTTGTACCGCGGTATTCTACTCTTCTGCACTACGAAAAAAACATGAGGGGAGGAACTGGGTCAAGAGATGTGTAGAGCTAAAAGTTTTGTATAAAAGGTAACACCTGCACACTATTACACTTGTACTCTTGAAGCAGTTTCtacagttgcaatacacacacaacAGTTGGAAACATGCAGTCATTCACCAAGTTCACTgagtacacatcacatcgcaacatgtcacaatgactgaagtgacccctccttcccttcttataaaaacagaagtgcaataccagcctccttctccacccaggcagtgacatgcaaggCACAACAGCAGAATGAAAACGGGGGCAATGCTTGTGAACTTGATTCATTTCAACCTCGAGAAATTCTTGTATCCTGGGCTCACCAATTAAAAGGTGGTCCTAGTTTTGCAGACATAGATTCTTATGAATCTCAGGACAACAGGGGTACCAAGATAAGAATAGACATGTTCTTGGAGGTGGGCCCAGTACCGACTGTTCTGTAGCTTTAAACGTTGAgagagaaaattgtacaacacAGCTGCGAGCCCTGAAGATCTTCTGAAAGGCTATGCAGTGCAAGGAGCCAAAGAGTAAGGAAGTGGTGCTGTTGCTCCTGACTGTCGGAGGCACTTATGCTTTTTCATTAGGCATCTAAATAGTAGGTAACGCTATCCACCgcacttcattcaaacagtgtcagTCAATGACAGGCCTGCATGAAATACGTGTGCATTACAGCATTGCAAAAGGGTGCCGTACCAGGCTTATTTTGCAGCAGGAGGCAGACCCCACTTGCAAAGATGATGTGGTGGGCTAGAGAGCTGCAGCGGAGGCAGCAGTTTATGTCTACTATTTCGTTGAACGAACAGCTTCACGCTTGATCAGCCTAAACAAGGGAGCCTGGAAAGGGCATTCACACGGCTGTGACTGCAACGGTTCAATTGAGCACAAGGCCTGGGTTGGCCAAGTCTGTACATAATGCAGAGCCAGGTCAGGGTCTGTGCAGACTGTAAGAAAGGTGATGACTGATGATCACCACTGTGTGGCTATACTCATATTGTCCAACACATGTGTTGGACATCTGTCAGTAATTCCCAGCATGGTGAAAGCATAATTGCAGACCAGCAGACAATTGGGTTGTACCTTGTAATGAGCTGGTATTGCCATTGTGTTTGTCGTtgatgaatgcattcatgattgctCAGCTCCATGGGTCCCAAGACAGGTGCCTGCTACCTCGTCTGATACCGGTTGTTGGCTGTTCCTCGAAGTTTACTGCTGGAAATGCAAATTACAAAGCAAACTGCCGCATACATTAAATGTCTTCGATTCAGAGctgaacagtttgcttgtgacagtttgtgaacagtggcaagctctatgatacatggtcgcttgtatttgtgggaaatatggaaccaggtactgcaggtgacgacattggtgaaggggcactgcaaagttctgcaagtgctttggctGCATGAAAAGTATTCGACTAGTGGCAACGTGCAGCACTACATAGTTGTGGGGTGCCGTTATACCAAAGCAACGAAGACGTAGCTGCACCACAGGtttataaaacagcttgccattCTCAGGGACATAGCTTGCGGGGAAGTAGAATTCCACACTTTCCCAATTGTTCTTCCCATCAAAGATTTCCAGCTTGCCAAGCAGGCCAGCACAATATTAGTGGATGTGAATAATCCTTGTCATGCAGGGTTGAATGTCATACAGACTATGAGCGACGCAAcaggcgcttctttcctgttgtctcctttttcctgtgaacgtcttttttagcgcacagcctccagaaatgaatatgtaccaactagcctgtcagaaagtcttactaaataacagtggagagctccagattaatttcaaccgcagcgGAGGCAAGTCATGAAGATTAAATGCAAGAAAGCCTGCaagctgtgcggtgtcagcgcatGTCAAAAAACCCCAGATAATGTCAACAGATTCCAAGGAGCAGATGTAGCTCAAAAGTACATCAGAAATACGTCTCACGTTCACTACAGTACCCACTGCTATGAGCACTGCAGATAGTAGTGCAGGTCCTACGGCCTGCAGTACTCGTAGCAGTCCCCATTCACATGGCCCTTTGTACCGCAGTGATGGCACGCATTAATGATGTGCCTGGTTGGCACCCTTGAGAAAGGAGCAAGGATGCCTGGTCCGTACACCTTTTCCAGGCTCCTGACGAGGATCTCCACCAGCTCCTCCACTCCTTCACCAGCCGACAGATGGTATCCATCGGTGCCAAAAAGGTGCCTCTTTGGAAATTTACATGCATCCAagaagcgatgctgaaaataaaatagaatttgttcagaaatagggcaaattGAGGCAATACGTCAAACATGGTATGGTATCTAGGGTTAATGTCCAATACTGACTTGAGGTATGAGGGCTGCTACAGTGGAGGGTTCCAAATTAACCTCGACCATTTGCAATATCACGTATAGCAGCACATTGGCGCCATTTTGTTACCGGCTCGGTGAGCGTGAGCAACCAGCGCGGGGAAACATTTAAGACATCACAACAGTATAGAGCTAGAGTAAAATTTTACCTTTCTGGTATATGTTTGAAGTAAACAAATCATGAacaggcagaaacaaagcagaccacacaaACATAGCACTTGCTTAAACAGAATTAACTCAAACACGTGAAATTTCTGGCATATAAAACACACCAGATCAAAACCTCAGTACGCCAGTCCCATCTGGAACCCACCTCAGATACACCTAACAAATGTGCTCGAATCAATTCAAAGCTATGCCGTCCATTTTGTGCATCATGCCCCGTACCCTTATTTCATCCGCGTTTTATCTCTGAAGGACAGCCTTGAAAGCCTCTTACTTTGACGCCGCATTACCAGCCTTTCTTTCGAGCACAAAATACTTTGCAGTTCACTCAGTCAAGCACCTTAAGTTGTGCATCGCACCCACATATCTCACCACGCTGTGCATCCTTTTCAGATAACTCGGCCTGTTGCTCACACATTTTCAGGATCTTTTTTCCCCCGAGCATTTGTGGACTGCAATGCCCTTCCCCATGAAGCCGCTGGCATCACAtgcccattttcatttcttgaagcCTTGACAATGCATTTTCAAACGCAATGCCTGTACTCATATCTTTTCttaaatatctgtaaccccaacCCTCATATAATACCTTCATAGGTGGTAgttgaggaaaacaaagtgaagataaaatgtctGAACATATATTGACGGCAGGTCACCAAGAAGACATGCTGGGATAAATACTTCAATGCCTGCATGTGCCCCTTAGCTAGGTGAGCTCTGCATCATGACAGGGAGCATATACTGATGCAGTCACCACCTCTTGGTACAGCCTTTTGATTTTCTATAGTTTTCTGCTCCTATTTACCTTCATGTTTTTCAGAATGAATCTGCAAACCGACATATATGCACCCACTGGTACTGCAATGTGCAGCCATGCATCCTTCATGGGCAGTTTTAACCTTGCTGGCAGGCCTACTGAGAATTttataatgacatcagctactctatCGAACGTACTACTTGCCGTGAGTGAGAGACAAGACCCTGCACTCCTCTGAACACTCACTCAGTTAACAGATATTATGATTTTACGTATGTTGCCCAGcattttaggtgctgaaaaaTCAAACTTAACGGCCAACCTCTTGAGATTGTGTGGCAGagtgtgtggggacctgccctgcagcccctgagtttgctttcccgcgaggcaccgtgcagcggcggtctcacctagaggctgagcggattcccttgtcagttacattaactggcaagagagggcgccagcgtcgctgcgcgggagactgctgaagcctgcccgcgggagatggggtctcttcggccgggataatcagCCGGGGCGGACGCGTCGCccggcggctccgctcttcgccggcggggcgaagaagcaacggggagacaggctcccgtactcgtcccgtccggcctgcggagtttatatcccttgccctagcgcgggcgaacattcgctcggaaccttgctggtgagtcggacgacctcgattcattagcgtaccttgttgctagctggcgttattgtttctgtagcaataaatgcctgtttgtgtcagccaatgtgtcgttccttagttcccccagagcaaggcccgccgtggtcggcgagccctcggtagcgtacgcgatcacggggtggggtccgggcggctttgaaccgtgtcagccgcgattgagtggggagaaagtacttatctccccatgtcaaccccacatctggcagcccaacgtggggcctgctcttggaacattggacgactgtcggttcggttcgaggaacgctctttgtccggacttgacaagtgctaggcctagagtgaattttgatcgctaggacctgcggcatgctttcttgagtgcgaggtgtattgcgctgcagcatgtttgaacttttcgacatgctcagcacattttttttccctggagtttcttcgtgagaatgacttggtccgcatcgagggagttcgaggcctagcgcccgcggagtcgccgagcccgaagcgagtgggtacggaagccgcgtgggtggtccgagtttctgtatatattttctctactatctctttttcgactctgggagtcgcggctccgggagccgggtggcctggggccacgggtgccgctaggagctcgctggtattgcagctcggcaccgggcgctccgacaccgtccgatacggtgggcgccgaccgctcagaagctgctttgtgcagtgagcggggtaggaccaccccacaaagctgatgtctcctcgcggctgcgcgcacataacccgtttcgggtcttcgtggcggtcacggtcgttgtcggagtggtcgttaggcctgaggcttttcggagctgcctgcaccacattaaaagagacatgaccaccggaccgtgacgttgagaggtggtgcactttgctgcccgtccgttttttttttgtaacctcgcacgaactgagcagtctcgttcaactcaagaaagggctttgttcactcgaactttgcgtttgcacagccgccgacacgttttgctagcgagttaggcattgtgccacgaggcccttgcggatgccgtttcccctcccgtgacctacgttaaaggcacgccgagagcgtttcgacaattttgcagatccggtggagccacccaggcttgctgaccggtgcacatcgtctcgctgccacctgctgcgacggagcggcctgtattctgttcgccgcatccatccggggcagctgtggtgagaccagtcagcagtcacctccggctgctgctgccctggcgactactgcaggatcctggcctgcagttttcccaccggccttcgattcgcgggcctgcggacacggtagtccgcgggccatacgagtcgtcccagcggagaccttcacgccgccttcggaataccgcggaagtctgcgtggacgctgtcggcgtgacctccgctgcaagacgtgcctcaaagacatgaagaccaggagactcctccatagcatgtactttcaggcgcgtgggtctatttaaggttgaggggatgtggggacctgccctgcagcccctgagtttgctttcccgcgaggcaccgtgcagcggcggtctcacctcgaggctgagcggattcccttgtcagttacattaactggcaagagagggcgccagcgtcgctgcgcgggagactgctgaagcctgcccgcgggagatggggtctcttcggccgggataatcagCCGGGGCGGACGCGTCGCccggcggctccgctcttcgccggcggggcgaagaagcaacggggagacaggctcccgtactcgtcccgtccggcctgcggagtttatatcccttgccctagcgcgggcgaacattcgctcggaaccttgctggtgagtcggacgacctcgattcattagcgtaccttgttgctagctggcgttattgtttctgtagcaataaatgcctgtttgtgtcagccaatgtgtcgttcctttgttcccccagagcaaggcccgccgtggtcggcgagcgctcggtagcgtacgcgatcacggggtggggtccgggcggctttgaaccgtgtcagccgcgattgagtggggagaaagtacttatctccccatgtcaaccccacaagTGTGAAGATAAAAAATTACAGCATCAGTGTGTTCTGCCTTTTTTTAaagctgtgagcaaactgcattcacaaaacgtgatggctccagcacattttcttcaatgcaaatgagAATATAAGTTGGGCAACTGGCACATGTCACCTGCATGCATAGCTACTGAAACCTTTTGTCTATTTCGTCAGGGCAAGACATCTTCAAAGAAATCTAAACAATAATATTCAATGTTCTTTTCATAATTTTGTAATGTGTGCAACTGAATAGTGCAGGTAGTCGTGTCACTATGTGTTGCCAAGAGTTGTTACTAAGAGTTCGATTAGTGAGCACACAACATGTGGTATACTGCATGCAATCATCTCTCATGCAGGAAGCAGTTAGTATGCTTGCAAGCAGTTGAGAAAGTACGCCAACAAGGTGCAAACTGCCCATGATGGATGACTGCATTGTAGTACCTGTGGGCGCACGCCTCAATTCTCAactgttttggtctaaaaagtataaagtgcaactgatacagcaaaatatggaagctgagatgacagcagcagggggcaAAGACTATGTCAATGTATGCTCACTTTCTCTGTTATCAGAAGAGGCCGACAGTTacaaacaacttttcctaaactgtttgttttttgtttcgccacgaaCAAACGGAGATTTCCTGTACTAAGAATAAATGTTGTTGCACACCAGCTCTATGTTCATCTGGTATTCTACTCGCCTTTTTGTGCACTGTTCACCCCAAAGGCATACAACAAGGCAAGCATGTCGGTACTCACGTCCGGGTTCAGGATGAACACAGACGGCATCCGCTTAAGCGTAGCCGTCAGCTTGCGGTTGAGCAGGTGACGGCGGTTCAACCAGCTACGGCTCACCTCGGCGTCCGCCGTAATAAACCAGCGTGGCAGCACCTTCACCACGAGGACCACAGGGGCCACGTCGCGTAGCAGCTGCAGGACGAGGGCCTAGGATGCGAAATGATAGTTCAGAACTCATTACTGAAATCGGCAGAAGTTCGACGCGTTGCACCACCACGTAGTACATACCTTGATGTTGTCGCAAATCTCCTGCGGACTTGTGTTTGGCCTAGAGATGTCGTTTCCTCCCACGTACACAACACAGAAGTCTGCGCGCAGCAGGTAGACAGTTTTAGCtatgcgtacgcaacggcttagcgtacgcaaggagtttgcggggacggtagtgcgcatgcgcagaacgcaagcgcaagccctgcgtcttgcgtgcgtacgctagccagcggacattgcgttgcggcgcttgcgtggcttgcgtacgctaactttgacaagatggcggcgccctgctcgcccgcttcggaataaatacatgtcgccgctggattctccgacgcaatagctcgctaaaatggtagcggttcgcttttatttcgcctaatcttgcccacacgtagcggtataagcgataactagcccctgtttttcagataatttggcgattttcaagctcctaggcctaactataatcagtgtgttttcctcgtagcaacgacacctggcgaagcagttttctaacttttagcgagatcttgcattttcttcggtttgcatagtttttcttcttggaacaaaaaaggctcccaatgcactcacagtagttatcagtaatcacagatgaaattttcttcaaccgagcgttgatgtggtttgacttcttgtcactagatggcgccacgtgcgcctgaaggacgctacggcacggtcagctaaagctatacttcggagcggacagcgtaacgcacgcagcgccgtagctctttgcgtacgcaagcacttgcgtacgcacagctaaaactgtctaatgcgCCGCACAGCGCTTGCAAGGCGCACGGCATCGTAGCCGCTGAAGCTGAATGTGCAGGTCTCGACCGACGGACGCAACCGCAGACGAGACCTGCACAAACGCTTCAGCTGACTATCGCCAACGAGCACGCCTCGTAACGCCATGATGGATCGTCACTGGCGGCAACTGaagcagtgctgtggcatgttggaagttgcgcgtccgcgccgtaagtgtcgtcacggtcggaacgattgcagcgatcctggtatctggcggcaaacgcggctggagtcaagcctaataaaaagtaaaatttctcgaccatagtagacaacacaaacatgcttatgaatgaaaatataaccagtcgtaagcattaaaaatagtatatcaaagaaataaattgcgaaaatgacacaacgcgtctgcgccgccgcgggcaacgctgcagcgcagtggcagcagacgacagcgaccggcgcaagcataccgaaactacgcgagcgactgc contains:
- the LOC144098110 gene encoding uncharacterized protein LOC144098110 produces the protein MALRGVLVGDSQLKHFCVVYVGGNDISRPNTSPQEICDNIKALVLQLLRDVAPVVLVVKVLPRWFITADAEVSRSWLNRRHLLNRKLTATLKRMPSVFILNPDHRFLDACKFPKRHLFGTDGYHLSAGEGVEELVEILVRSLEKVYGPGILAPFSRVPTRHIINACHHCGTKGHVNGDCYEYCRP